The following coding sequences are from one Corallococcus caeni window:
- a CDS encoding acyl-CoA dehydrogenase produces MSSSSLHYTPNLRDIEFNLFEFLDIGRTSLGKGPFGDLDETAARQTLETFAQLCTQELAKSFDESEHNPPKLVNGEVKLPPGLKAAMGAYYDAGMHLLETPTHLGGLGAPPSLGWAAFELLLGSNPALAFFTLGNLLARVIDKLGTESQKQRFLPHILDKRWSGSMVLTEPDAGSDVGAARTKARQVNGDVWEIEGVKRFITNGESDIAENIIHMVLARPDGAAPGTKGLSLFVVPKFWVNEDGSLGEHNNVVCTKLEKKMGLKGSVTCELTFGDGKPTRGLLLGDVHDGIRQMFHIIENARMAVGLKSMAALSAGYFRALSFAKDRVQGSDLAKARDKSAPRVSILQHPDVRRMLMAQKAHAEGLRALALFTASVQDQVELQGGHRSTAAGEADVLNDMLLPLVKGYSSEKAYELLSLSLQVHGGSGFLTDYPVEQYIRDQKIDSLYEGTTHIQALDLLMRKVARDGGATLSGLLGRIRETAEGNEGGPELKTERAALAEALGHLETLLGTLMGKLGESVYHVGFQGNRVLFAVAEVVIGWLLVRHAAVALERMKSNPGDKAFYSGKVASARWFCHEVLPGIAHAARMVENGNLDLMDVAEESF; encoded by the coding sequence ATGTCGTCGTCGTCCCTGCACTACACGCCCAACCTCCGCGATATTGAGTTCAACCTCTTCGAGTTCCTGGACATCGGCCGCACGTCGTTGGGCAAGGGCCCCTTCGGGGACCTGGACGAGACGGCGGCCCGGCAGACGCTGGAGACCTTCGCCCAGCTGTGCACGCAGGAACTGGCGAAGAGCTTCGACGAGTCCGAGCACAACCCGCCGAAGCTGGTGAACGGCGAGGTGAAGCTGCCCCCCGGCCTCAAGGCCGCGATGGGCGCCTACTACGACGCGGGCATGCACCTCTTGGAGACGCCCACGCACCTGGGCGGCCTGGGCGCGCCGCCGTCGCTGGGCTGGGCCGCGTTCGAGCTGCTCCTGGGCAGCAACCCCGCGCTGGCGTTCTTCACGCTGGGCAACCTGCTCGCGCGCGTCATCGACAAGCTGGGCACGGAGTCGCAGAAGCAGCGCTTCCTGCCGCACATCCTGGACAAGCGTTGGAGCGGGTCCATGGTGCTGACGGAGCCGGACGCGGGCAGCGACGTGGGCGCCGCGCGCACCAAGGCCCGTCAGGTGAACGGCGACGTCTGGGAGATTGAAGGCGTCAAGCGCTTCATCACCAACGGCGAGTCGGACATCGCGGAGAACATCATCCACATGGTGCTCGCGCGGCCGGACGGCGCGGCGCCGGGCACCAAGGGCCTGTCGCTGTTCGTGGTGCCCAAGTTCTGGGTGAACGAGGACGGCAGCCTGGGCGAGCACAACAACGTCGTCTGCACGAAGCTGGAGAAGAAGATGGGCCTGAAGGGGTCCGTCACGTGCGAGCTGACGTTCGGCGACGGCAAGCCCACGCGCGGCCTGCTGCTGGGCGACGTGCACGACGGCATCCGGCAGATGTTCCACATCATCGAGAACGCGCGCATGGCGGTGGGCCTCAAGTCCATGGCCGCGCTGTCCGCGGGCTACTTCCGCGCGCTGTCGTTCGCGAAGGACCGCGTGCAGGGCAGCGACCTGGCGAAGGCGCGCGACAAGTCCGCGCCGCGCGTGAGCATCCTCCAGCACCCGGACGTGCGCCGCATGCTGATGGCGCAGAAGGCGCACGCGGAGGGCCTGCGCGCGCTGGCGCTGTTCACCGCGTCCGTGCAGGACCAGGTGGAGCTGCAGGGCGGCCACCGCTCCACGGCGGCGGGCGAGGCGGACGTGCTCAACGACATGCTGCTGCCGCTGGTGAAGGGGTACAGCTCGGAGAAGGCGTATGAGCTGTTGTCCCTGTCGCTCCAGGTGCACGGCGGTTCAGGCTTCCTGACGGACTACCCGGTGGAGCAGTACATCCGGGACCAGAAGATCGACTCGCTCTACGAGGGCACCACGCACATCCAGGCGTTGGACCTGCTGATGCGCAAGGTGGCGCGCGACGGCGGCGCGACGCTGTCCGGCCTGCTGGGCCGCATCCGCGAGACGGCGGAAGGCAACGAGGGCGGCCCGGAGCTGAAGACCGAGCGCGCCGCGCTGGCGGAGGCGCTGGGGCACCTGGAGACGCTGCTCGGCACGCTGATGGGCAAGCTGGGCGAGTCCGTCTACCACGTGGGCTTCCAGGGCAACCGCGTGCTGTTCGCCGTGGCGGAGGTGGTCATCGGCTGGCTGCTGGTGCGCCACGCGGCCGTGGCGCTGGAGCGGATGAAGTCGAACCCCGGCGACAAGGCGTTCTACAGCGGCAAGGTGGCCAGCGCCCGGTGGTTCTGCCACGAGGTGCTGCCCGGCATCGCCCACGCCGCGCGCATGGTGGAGAACGGCAACCTGGACCTGATGGACGTGGCGGAAGAGTCGTTCTAG
- a CDS encoding LysM peptidoglycan-binding domain-containing protein: MSYRIQSGDTLSGLAKRYGTSVDALMKANPQVTNKDLIYTGNTLNIPGSRDSFEPGTQGQGVRGGGSGGSSGAGNVTAPPGGAGPGTRGPGGSPFDIAMSHMGKNAGSLKLETSGVGADMEDWVPNNVNCANFVSACLEQAGQIKDSQHSASVMTLQGNLDRDPNFKRVDLKDAKPGDVVSMRVGSGQHVVMFAGWKDGKPQFIGSNNVNSDGSQRISLTSMNYPIMSVHQYQG; the protein is encoded by the coding sequence ATGAGCTACCGCATCCAATCTGGTGACACCCTCTCTGGTCTGGCCAAGCGCTACGGCACCTCCGTGGACGCGCTGATGAAGGCCAATCCGCAGGTCACCAACAAGGACCTCATCTACACGGGCAACACGCTGAACATCCCCGGCTCGCGCGACAGCTTCGAGCCCGGCACCCAGGGCCAGGGCGTGCGCGGCGGCGGCTCCGGCGGCTCCAGCGGCGCCGGCAACGTGACGGCGCCTCCGGGCGGCGCGGGCCCGGGCACGCGGGGCCCCGGTGGCAGCCCGTTCGACATCGCGATGTCGCACATGGGCAAGAACGCCGGCTCGCTGAAGCTGGAGACCAGCGGCGTGGGCGCGGACATGGAGGACTGGGTCCCCAACAACGTCAACTGCGCCAACTTCGTCTCCGCGTGCCTGGAGCAGGCCGGGCAGATCAAGGACAGCCAGCACAGCGCGTCCGTGATGACGCTCCAGGGGAACCTGGACCGCGACCCGAACTTCAAGCGCGTGGACCTGAAGGACGCGAAGCCCGGCGACGTCGTCTCCATGAGGGTGGGCAGCGGCCAGCACGTGGTGATGTTCGCGGGCTGGAAGGACGGCAAGCCCCAGTTCATCGGCTCCAACAACGTGAACTCGGACGGCTCGCAGCGCATCAGCCTCACGTCGATGAACTACCCCATCATGTCCGTGCACCAGTACCAGGGCTGA
- a CDS encoding ornithine cyclodeaminase family domain, producing MTTIAHPDFTAARFASYPDARFTPAPADGVLPEGFFTTTNLPTYVRVEGRWRMPREPRMDGALVLDAQGELWVREGRRVRAGERVVVGKAEDGSEGVYVNMAYLAEGGEGEFKFMTSEVSREKPIDYAHMARLLVEERERGGYPIWVTGPALVHSRARADMTWFVENGFVGALLAGNAVAVHDIEASIYGTTLGMSGAGEATSGGHGLHMRAINRVRQAGSIAKAVEAGVITNGIMHACVKHGVPFVLTGSIRDDGPLPDVVTDNLAAQDAMRRHAVKATMAVLIATALHAIATGNMLPAFVTEKDGSLRELPTICVDSSEFVVSKLKDRGTHQAFGVVTNAQDFMHILRLYVERELAARGAAPKPG from the coding sequence GTGACGACCATTGCTCATCCCGACTTCACGGCGGCGCGGTTCGCCAGCTACCCGGACGCGCGCTTCACCCCGGCGCCAGCGGACGGCGTGCTGCCGGAGGGCTTCTTCACGACGACGAACCTGCCCACGTACGTGCGGGTGGAGGGGCGGTGGCGGATGCCGCGCGAGCCGCGCATGGACGGCGCGCTGGTGCTGGACGCGCAGGGGGAGCTCTGGGTGCGCGAGGGCCGGCGGGTGCGCGCGGGGGAGCGGGTGGTGGTGGGGAAGGCGGAGGACGGCAGTGAAGGCGTCTACGTGAACATGGCCTACTTGGCGGAGGGCGGGGAGGGCGAGTTCAAGTTCATGACGAGCGAGGTGTCGCGCGAGAAGCCCATCGACTACGCGCACATGGCGCGGCTGCTGGTGGAGGAGCGCGAGCGGGGCGGCTATCCCATCTGGGTGACGGGGCCGGCGCTGGTGCACTCGCGGGCGCGAGCGGACATGACGTGGTTCGTGGAGAACGGCTTCGTGGGGGCGCTGCTCGCGGGCAACGCGGTGGCGGTGCACGACATCGAGGCGTCCATCTACGGCACGACGCTGGGGATGAGCGGCGCGGGCGAGGCGACGTCGGGTGGGCACGGGCTGCACATGCGCGCCATCAACCGGGTGCGGCAGGCGGGCTCTATCGCGAAGGCGGTGGAGGCGGGCGTCATCACCAACGGCATCATGCACGCGTGCGTGAAGCACGGGGTGCCGTTCGTGCTGACGGGGTCCATCCGGGATGACGGGCCGTTGCCGGACGTGGTGACGGACAACCTGGCGGCGCAGGACGCGATGCGCAGGCACGCGGTGAAGGCGACGATGGCGGTGCTCATCGCCACGGCGCTGCACGCCATCGCGACGGGGAACATGCTGCCGGCGTTCGTGACGGAGAAGGACGGAAGCCTGCGCGAGCTGCCCACCATCTGCGTGGACTCGTCCGAGTTCGTGGTGAGCAAGCTGAAGGACCGGGGCACGCACCAGGCCTTCGGCGTGGTGACGAACGCGCAGGACTTCATGCACATCCTGCGCCTGTACGTGGAGCGCGAGCTGGCGGCGCGTGGCGCGGCGCCAAAACCGGGATAA
- a CDS encoding response regulator has translation MRSLILLVEDHVDSREMLEEFLTLEGFAVEVAGNGLHAWERLRRGPTPDVMLLDLMMPVMSGWELMERVQKEPRLKNLPVIVVSGAGATRPVPQGIRASIPKPLDLDDLMRALEPFRSQSQLAAAY, from the coding sequence ATGCGAAGCCTCATCCTCCTCGTGGAAGACCATGTCGACAGCCGTGAGATGCTGGAGGAGTTCCTCACGCTGGAAGGATTCGCCGTGGAGGTCGCCGGCAACGGCCTGCACGCCTGGGAGCGCCTCCGGCGCGGCCCCACGCCGGACGTGATGCTGCTGGACCTGATGATGCCGGTGATGAGCGGCTGGGAGCTGATGGAGCGCGTGCAGAAGGAGCCGCGCCTCAAGAACCTGCCCGTCATCGTCGTGTCGGGCGCGGGCGCCACCCGCCCCGTGCCCCAGGGCATCCGGGCGTCCATCCCCAAGCCGCTGGACCTGGACGACCTGATGCGCGCGCTGGAGCCGTTCCGCTCGCAGTCGCAGTTAGCCGCCGCCT